One genomic segment of Kiritimatiella glycovorans includes these proteins:
- a CDS encoding sulfatase yields the protein MIRKFALISALMVAHLSAAAAKEKPNVVFIVADDLGYGDLGCYGCEDIRTPSLDRLAAGGVRLTQGYVSAPYCGPSRAGFMTGRYQQRHGYWRNPGNWPVDRTQGLDLEEETMADLLRRGGYRTCAIAKWHLGAAEQFHPINRGFDEFFGFLTGGHQYFPEQYEKSRLRWSRDHSDTETPYLYHYTTPLQINGVELPEQEGYLTDQLTDYAIGFMKRAEEGPFFIYLPFNAPHVPLEAPAETIAKYESIGDEKRRTYAAMVDNLDMNIGRLLDHLEETGQRANTLVVFISDNGGKPQNGGFNGPLRGHKGQVYEGGVRVPFIVSWPAALPAGRVCATPIISLDLLPTFAAASGVEPGGKPLDGVNVLPWLRGTADGRPHEALFWERAQQRGMREGDWKAVRRTENGRWRLYELNSDPGEENDLSTQHPERLEAMKARYAEWWDTLAPSRWEDPKY from the coding sequence ATGATCAGGAAGTTCGCCTTAATCTCTGCGCTGATGGTCGCGCACCTGTCGGCGGCCGCGGCGAAAGAGAAGCCGAATGTCGTGTTTATCGTCGCGGATGACCTCGGCTACGGCGATCTCGGCTGTTACGGATGCGAGGATATCCGGACGCCCAGTCTCGACCGCCTGGCGGCCGGAGGCGTCCGGCTCACGCAGGGCTACGTGAGCGCTCCGTACTGCGGTCCGAGCCGGGCGGGGTTCATGACGGGGCGTTACCAGCAGCGGCACGGGTACTGGCGCAATCCCGGCAACTGGCCGGTCGACCGGACGCAGGGGCTGGACCTCGAAGAAGAGACCATGGCCGACCTCCTGCGACGCGGCGGCTACCGCACCTGCGCCATCGCGAAATGGCACCTCGGAGCGGCGGAGCAGTTCCACCCGATCAATCGCGGATTCGACGAGTTCTTCGGTTTCCTCACCGGCGGACATCAGTACTTCCCGGAACAATACGAAAAAAGCAGGCTCCGGTGGTCGCGCGATCACTCGGACACCGAGACGCCTTACCTCTATCACTACACCACGCCGCTGCAGATCAACGGCGTCGAGCTGCCCGAACAGGAAGGTTACCTGACCGATCAGCTTACCGACTACGCGATCGGATTCATGAAACGGGCGGAGGAGGGCCCGTTCTTCATCTATCTGCCCTTCAACGCCCCGCATGTCCCGCTGGAGGCCCCGGCAGAGACCATCGCCAAATATGAATCCATCGGGGACGAGAAGCGCCGCACCTACGCGGCCATGGTCGACAACCTCGACATGAATATCGGCCGCCTGCTCGATCATCTCGAGGAGACCGGTCAGCGCGCAAACACACTGGTGGTATTCATCAGCGACAACGGCGGCAAGCCACAAAACGGCGGGTTCAACGGTCCGTTGCGCGGGCACAAGGGCCAGGTCTACGAAGGGGGCGTACGCGTGCCGTTCATCGTCTCCTGGCCGGCCGCACTGCCCGCGGGACGGGTGTGCGCGACGCCGATTATCAGTCTCGACCTCCTGCCGACCTTCGCCGCGGCTTCGGGCGTCGAGCCCGGAGGGAAGCCGCTCGACGGCGTGAACGTGCTGCCCTGGCTGCGAGGCACGGCCGACGGCCGCCCGCATGAGGCCCTGTTCTGGGAGCGCGCTCAGCAGCGCGGTATGCGCGAAGGCGACTGGAAGGCCGTGCGTCGAACGGAGAACGGGCGGTGGCGGTTGTACGAATTGAACAGCGATCCCGGAGAGGAGAACGATCTGAGCACGCAGCATCCCGAAAGGCTCGAGGCTATGAAGGCCCGGTACGCGGAGTGGTGGGATACCCTGGCGCCGAGCCGGTGGGAGGATCCGAAATACTGA
- a CDS encoding sulfatase has protein sequence MNVTVRDRVRICLVSLLLVAVCVLGAPGARRADCRPNVLVIMMDDFGVGQFAPLAQRIKEEDYDPAFVEYVRGMKNGQYGNDTALEAARRAMPVMSGLASDGILFTRAFSSSALCAPSRCGFATGLHPNRFGVYSNGDVTREGALDPDRILAPRFREAGYLTGHIGKWHLGPLDDDLARPVYERHGLAPDTNPYGLDREGEAWRELEATGYFGSVPDKLHPLNNGFDVYYGYNYHQSRWYDEQNVWDGFEHAGVQRGYNTETFTDRAVAFIDRAQREDKPFLLNLHYHAVHGPLFPNPPDRYMEPFAEMPGLLRNFYGHVYAVDRGIRRVVDALRSREMLENTLLVFTSDNGGSVSRESTLPGNAPHRGHKGQYTLGGTRVPLVMHWPAATGAGRVTDAPVSLLDIMPTAMAAAGIEAPEDLDGRSLLPLIGGAEEGPHDHLVWFGLHSRSWGFLRETAVNFQTMRAHEPGSWTVVTDRWVLRFTGAVDPGLYTDLPEGRPARLALYRAEDDLERHNVADRYPETVQRLRAVAAQRAGELPPPAWWNQRKWRELIDSFPGEARGGKNGL, from the coding sequence ATGAATGTGACCGTTCGGGATCGTGTTCGAATATGCCTTGTTTCGCTGCTGCTGGTCGCCGTGTGTGTCCTCGGGGCGCCCGGCGCCCGGCGTGCGGACTGCCGGCCCAACGTGCTCGTGATCATGATGGACGATTTCGGTGTGGGGCAGTTCGCGCCGCTGGCACAGCGTATAAAAGAGGAGGATTACGACCCCGCTTTTGTCGAGTACGTCCGGGGCATGAAAAACGGGCAGTACGGGAACGACACGGCCCTCGAGGCGGCGCGCAGGGCGATGCCCGTCATGAGCGGACTGGCCTCGGACGGAATTCTTTTCACGCGGGCGTTTTCCTCGAGCGCGCTCTGCGCGCCCTCGCGCTGCGGATTCGCAACGGGCCTGCATCCCAATCGTTTCGGCGTCTACTCGAACGGCGATGTGACCCGGGAGGGTGCGCTTGATCCCGACCGCATCCTCGCGCCGCGCTTCCGCGAGGCGGGGTACCTGACCGGCCATATCGGCAAGTGGCATCTCGGGCCGCTCGACGACGACCTGGCGCGGCCCGTTTATGAGAGGCACGGGCTTGCCCCCGATACGAATCCATACGGGCTCGACCGGGAGGGCGAGGCCTGGCGCGAGCTGGAGGCCACCGGATATTTCGGATCCGTTCCCGATAAATTGCATCCGCTGAACAACGGATTCGATGTCTATTACGGCTACAACTACCACCAGTCCCGATGGTACGACGAACAGAACGTGTGGGACGGGTTCGAGCACGCCGGGGTGCAGCGGGGCTATAACACGGAGACGTTCACCGACCGCGCGGTCGCCTTCATCGACCGCGCGCAGCGGGAGGACAAACCCTTTCTGCTCAATCTCCACTATCATGCCGTTCACGGGCCGCTCTTCCCCAATCCCCCGGACCGCTATATGGAGCCGTTCGCGGAGATGCCCGGGCTTCTCAGGAACTTCTACGGTCACGTGTACGCGGTAGACCGGGGCATCCGGAGGGTGGTCGACGCCCTGAGATCCCGCGAAATGCTTGAGAACACCCTGCTCGTCTTCACCTCCGACAACGGCGGGTCGGTCTCGCGCGAAAGCACGCTGCCCGGGAACGCGCCGCACCGGGGACACAAGGGGCAGTACACTCTGGGCGGGACGCGCGTGCCGCTCGTGATGCACTGGCCGGCGGCGACAGGGGCCGGGCGCGTCACGGACGCGCCGGTGTCGCTGCTCGACATCATGCCTACCGCAATGGCTGCCGCAGGGATCGAGGCCCCGGAGGATCTCGACGGGCGGTCACTGCTTCCGCTCATCGGGGGGGCGGAGGAAGGACCGCACGATCACCTCGTCTGGTTCGGTCTCCACTCGCGGAGCTGGGGATTTCTGCGCGAAACGGCGGTGAACTTTCAGACCATGCGTGCGCATGAACCGGGGTCGTGGACGGTGGTTACGGACCGCTGGGTCCTGCGGTTCACCGGGGCCGTGGATCCGGGCCTGTACACCGACCTCCCCGAAGGACGCCCCGCGCGGCTGGCGCTCTACCGGGCAGAGGATGATCTGGAGCGGCACAATGTCGCGGATCGGTATCCGGAAACGGTGCAGAGGCTGAGGGCCGTCGCCGCGCAGCGTGCCGGAGAACTGCCCCCGCCCGCGTGGTGGAATCAGCGGAAGTGGCGGGAACTGATCGACAGCTTCCCGGGCGAAGCGCGAGGAGGGAAAAACGGGTTATGA
- a CDS encoding SGNH/GDSL hydrolase family protein, translating into MSGARRTVVLFQGDSITDADRVRTVPGDLGRGYAMIVAGLWGSRNPEQNVQFLNRGVGGDRVRDLVARWDHDTLSLRPDAVSILAGINDTWRRFDSGEKTIPERFEREYRELIGRTREKTGARIILCEPFVLPVRVGQKRWLKDLDPKREIVRALAESEGLSLVPLQERFRDAEKRREASFWLPDGVHPSPAGHALIARAWLEVWSAASSD; encoded by the coding sequence ATGAGTGGTGCCCGCCGCACGGTCGTTCTCTTTCAGGGGGACAGCATCACCGACGCGGACCGCGTCCGGACCGTACCCGGCGATCTGGGCCGGGGCTACGCGATGATCGTCGCGGGCCTGTGGGGCTCCCGCAATCCGGAACAGAACGTGCAGTTTCTCAATCGCGGCGTCGGCGGGGACCGCGTCCGCGATCTCGTCGCACGCTGGGACCACGACACCCTCTCACTCAGGCCGGATGCGGTATCAATCCTCGCGGGGATTAACGATACGTGGCGTCGCTTTGACTCCGGAGAAAAAACGATCCCGGAACGGTTTGAACGCGAGTATCGCGAACTGATCGGGCGCACACGCGAAAAGACCGGGGCGCGGATCATCCTGTGTGAACCCTTTGTTCTGCCCGTACGCGTCGGCCAGAAGCGATGGCTCAAAGATCTCGATCCGAAGCGCGAGATCGTGCGGGCGCTGGCGGAATCGGAAGGGCTTTCGCTCGTACCCCTGCAGGAACGGTTCCGGGATGCGGAGAAGAGGCGGGAGGCCTCGTTCTGGCTTCCCGACGGGGTGCACCCTTCACCGGCAGGTCATGCGCTGATTGCCCGGGCCTGGCTGGAAGTGTGGTCGGCCGCCTCGTCCGACTGA
- a CDS encoding cofactor-independent phosphoglycerate mutase, whose translation MRTVILTGDGMGDYPLEERGGRTPLELARIPAMRRIAAAGRVFPVRTIPEGMEPGSDVANMALMGYDAGEHYTGRAPIEAAGMGMSLEPDDIAFRCNLVHVREGMMEDYSAGHITDEEGAELMGDLQRELGGEGIAFYPGVGYRHLMVIKNGPRSLRTEPPHEFSGDVTAAHMPTGEGAEAITRLMERSRTILAGHPVNRRREQRGERTATQIWLWGQGAPLHLPKFSDRYGMTGGVVSAVTLVKGIGRLVGLEVRDVEGATGFIDTNYRGKREAVYDLLRDHAFAYLHVEAPDECGHMGDADKKIEAIEAFDREIVAPVWNWLEEQNRPYRLIVATDHRTPIVRRGHTDDPVPMAMLDGPAGPVTDEAPFDESAITGQTVSRAAERVHALLLASASAGVNDEP comes from the coding sequence ATGCGAACGGTAATACTCACGGGCGACGGCATGGGCGACTACCCCCTGGAGGAGCGGGGCGGGCGCACACCGCTGGAACTGGCCCGCATTCCGGCGATGCGGCGGATCGCCGCCGCCGGCCGCGTCTTTCCGGTGCGCACGATACCCGAGGGCATGGAGCCCGGCAGCGACGTGGCCAACATGGCGCTGATGGGGTACGACGCCGGCGAGCACTATACGGGCCGCGCCCCGATCGAGGCCGCGGGGATGGGCATGAGTCTGGAGCCGGACGACATCGCCTTCCGCTGCAATCTCGTGCATGTGCGCGAGGGGATGATGGAGGACTATTCCGCAGGGCATATTACCGATGAGGAGGGAGCCGAACTGATGGGCGACCTCCAGCGGGAACTGGGCGGAGAGGGCATCGCCTTTTATCCCGGCGTCGGGTACCGCCACCTGATGGTGATTAAGAACGGGCCCCGCAGCCTGCGCACCGAGCCCCCGCACGAATTTTCGGGCGACGTGACGGCGGCGCACATGCCGACGGGCGAGGGCGCGGAAGCGATCACCCGCCTGATGGAACGATCACGCACGATTCTCGCCGGCCATCCCGTGAACCGCAGGCGCGAGCAGCGCGGCGAACGGACCGCGACCCAGATCTGGTTGTGGGGGCAGGGGGCGCCGCTGCACCTGCCGAAGTTCAGCGATCGTTACGGAATGACCGGCGGCGTGGTTTCGGCGGTGACCCTGGTCAAGGGCATCGGGCGTCTGGTCGGGCTGGAGGTCCGGGACGTGGAGGGCGCCACGGGGTTTATCGATACGAATTACAGGGGCAAACGCGAAGCGGTGTACGATCTGCTCCGCGACCATGCCTTCGCCTACCTGCATGTGGAGGCCCCGGACGAATGCGGCCATATGGGTGACGCCGACAAAAAGATCGAGGCGATCGAGGCGTTCGACCGGGAGATCGTCGCCCCGGTCTGGAACTGGCTGGAAGAGCAGAACCGCCCGTACCGGCTCATCGTGGCCACGGATCACCGCACGCCGATCGTGCGGCGGGGACACACCGACGACCCCGTGCCGATGGCCATGCTCGACGGCCCGGCGGGACCGGTCACGGACGAGGCGCCTTTTGACGAGTCGGCGATTACGGGACAGACGGTGTCCCGCGCCGCGGAACGGGTACACGCCCTGCTGCTGGCCAGCGCCTCGGCCGGCGTAAACGACGAGCCGTAA
- a CDS encoding PTS sugar transporter subunit IIA has product MVPPSSHQPDPHVQGTLNTLIQLQDLVLARDERKAAGPGKRLAELNRSIEAMLDELAADRRTHIRQLLRRSPLAVVPIHHRTCTGCGMALPVSLVNNVHAARAIYRCPSCTRILYYRESEIRRRPERRRRRANDRKGLERFSCEALMIPRLGGGTPEEVLGQMCRCMEEQGFIENSDALLEQAMQREAISTTAMEHGIAFPHVRGVEGGGLTLAAGVHRKGIHFDPDSRRLSRIFLFMTIPTAASAFYLRLVSGLSESLSRKEVREEVLGAETPQELWKRLQKATRKTVR; this is encoded by the coding sequence ATGGTACCGCCTTCATCTCACCAGCCCGACCCGCACGTTCAGGGCACCCTGAACACGCTCATTCAGCTCCAGGACCTCGTGCTTGCGCGGGACGAACGCAAGGCCGCCGGCCCCGGCAAAAGGCTCGCGGAACTGAACCGTTCGATCGAGGCCATGCTCGACGAACTCGCCGCGGACCGGCGCACTCACATCCGGCAGCTCCTGCGCCGTTCGCCGCTGGCCGTGGTGCCCATACACCACCGGACCTGCACCGGCTGCGGAATGGCCCTCCCCGTCAGTCTCGTAAACAATGTGCATGCCGCGCGTGCCATCTACCGCTGCCCGAGCTGCACGCGAATCCTCTATTACCGCGAGAGCGAGATCAGGCGCCGCCCCGAACGGCGCCGGCGGCGGGCGAACGACCGCAAGGGCCTGGAACGATTTTCCTGTGAAGCGCTGATGATCCCCCGCCTGGGGGGCGGCACCCCGGAAGAGGTGCTCGGTCAGATGTGCCGCTGCATGGAGGAGCAGGGGTTCATCGAGAACTCCGATGCGCTCCTGGAGCAGGCCATGCAGAGGGAGGCGATCTCGACGACGGCGATGGAGCACGGCATCGCGTTTCCCCACGTGCGCGGGGTCGAAGGCGGGGGGCTCACGCTCGCGGCGGGCGTGCACCGCAAGGGGATTCATTTCGATCCCGACAGCCGCCGTCTGTCGCGCATCTTCCTCTTCATGACCATCCCCACCGCGGCGAGCGCGTTCTACCTCCGGCTCGTCTCCGGCCTCTCGGAATCGCTCAGCAGGAAGGAAGTGCGCGAAGAGGTGCTCGGCGCCGAAACGCCGCAGGAACTCTGGAAACGGCTGCAGAAAGCGACCCGGAAGACGGTGCGCTGA
- the rpmI gene encoding 50S ribosomal protein L35, whose amino-acid sequence MPKQKTKKAVAKRFKKTGTGKLKHAHMGGSHILTNKNRKRKRRLSGSEIVAKPYHKRLSRQIPYS is encoded by the coding sequence ATGCCCAAGCAGAAAACGAAGAAGGCGGTGGCCAAGCGGTTCAAGAAGACCGGCACCGGCAAGCTCAAGCACGCTCACATGGGCGGCAGCCACATTCTCACCAACAAGAACCGCAAGCGCAAACGCCGCCTGAGCGGGTCGGAGATCGTGGCCAAGCCTTATCACAAGCGGCTTTCCAGGCAGATCCCTTACAGCTGA
- the rplT gene encoding 50S ribosomal protein L20: protein MPRSSNAPASRKRRKRKLKDARGFRGSRSKLYRQATENVDYALAFNYVGRKQKKRQFRRLWISRLSAACGNEGISYHRFMEGLRKAGIELNRKMLSEIAIHDQEGFRAIVGRANAALENS, encoded by the coding sequence ATGCCCAGATCAAGTAACGCCCCCGCATCCCGTAAGCGCCGCAAGCGCAAGCTGAAAGACGCACGCGGGTTCCGGGGTTCACGCAGCAAACTCTACCGCCAGGCCACGGAGAACGTGGACTACGCGCTCGCGTTCAACTACGTGGGCCGGAAGCAGAAGAAGCGCCAGTTCCGGCGACTGTGGATCAGCCGCCTGAGCGCGGCCTGCGGCAACGAGGGCATTTCCTATCACCGTTTCATGGAAGGCCTGCGCAAGGCCGGCATTGAGTTGAACCGCAAGATGCTCTCCGAGATTGCGATCCACGATCAGGAAGGATTCCGCGCGATCGTGGGCCGGGCGAACGCCGCCCTGGAGAATTCCTGA
- a CDS encoding transposase: MDRTRSALKIRDQIGKFMGIFYPHFSKPKQRFIEQMIFGLLAGKDVKLSTLSRKLDEPVQLKKTEERLSRHLNAPGMDQAINKEIASSASRKIHKDTLIILDPSDIRKNYAEAMPFLGRVRDGSTGQIVNGYWSCLAVACEVGKRRMLPLHHRLWSAEAPDFISENHQLREIINMISRAVSRRGIYVIDRGGDRCKIYNHLLRNHWRFIIRLTGSRHLRYRGKNSRALDLAESCPMLYRDQLVKETREGEKTYQIEYGFRRVRMPGKKPWLYLIVVKGFGRKPMMLLTTEEVTKSRKSIWFIVEGYISRWLVEDALRFIKQSYKLEDVRVLSYQRLQNMMALVLAAIYFSAVWLGSSVKRAVLSAYAIKASKRFFGIAEFHYYALADGIAALLSRIGASRSPHPRSPPVSSFPQTWFPGFG, from the coding sequence ATGGATCGTACCCGAAGCGCGCTGAAAATCCGAGACCAGATCGGGAAATTTATGGGGATATTTTATCCCCACTTTTCGAAACCGAAACAGCGGTTCATAGAGCAAATGATCTTCGGGCTGCTGGCGGGCAAGGATGTGAAGCTGAGCACCCTATCGCGTAAGCTTGATGAGCCGGTCCAATTAAAGAAGACCGAGGAGCGGTTGTCTCGCCACCTGAACGCCCCGGGTATGGATCAGGCGATCAACAAAGAGATCGCATCCTCCGCCTCGCGCAAGATACACAAAGACACGCTGATCATTCTGGACCCGAGTGATATCCGGAAGAACTACGCCGAAGCGATGCCCTTTCTTGGCCGGGTGCGTGACGGCAGCACGGGGCAGATCGTCAACGGGTACTGGAGCTGCCTGGCCGTGGCCTGTGAAGTGGGCAAGCGCCGCATGCTGCCGCTGCATCATCGCCTGTGGTCGGCCGAAGCTCCGGACTTTATCAGTGAGAACCACCAGTTGCGGGAGATCATCAACATGATCAGCCGGGCGGTCTCTAGACGAGGCATCTACGTGATCGACCGCGGCGGCGACCGCTGCAAGATCTATAACCACCTTCTCCGTAATCATTGGCGATTTATCATCAGGCTGACGGGCAGCCGCCATCTGCGCTATCGCGGCAAGAACAGCCGGGCCCTGGATCTGGCGGAGAGTTGCCCCATGCTCTATCGCGATCAGCTCGTCAAAGAGACTCGCGAAGGCGAGAAGACTTATCAGATCGAGTACGGTTTCCGGCGAGTCAGGATGCCGGGGAAGAAACCCTGGCTTTACCTGATCGTGGTCAAAGGCTTTGGCCGGAAGCCCATGATGCTGCTGACCACCGAAGAGGTGACGAAGAGCCGCAAGTCGATATGGTTCATCGTTGAGGGCTATATTTCACGCTGGCTCGTAGAAGACGCCCTCCGCTTTATCAAGCAGAGCTACAAGCTCGAAGACGTCCGCGTCCTCTCGTACCAGCGCCTCCAGAACATGATGGCGCTCGTGCTTGCCGCGATCTACTTCTCGGCGGTCTGGCTGGGCAGCTCGGTAAAACGGGCCGTTCTCTCGGCCTATGCCATCAAGGCCTCAAAACGCTTCTTCGGTATCGCAGAGTTCCACTATTACGCGCTCGCCGATGGCATCGCCGCTCTTCTCTCCCGCATCGGCGCATCGCGCAGCCCGCATCCCCGTTCGCCTCCTGTCTCAAGCTTCCCGCAAACGTGGTTTCCGGGGTTCGGCTGA
- a CDS encoding endonuclease III domain-containing protein: MDAMEIYEALYRRWGAQHWWPAESGFEVMVGAILTQNTNWRNVERAIARLREAGVLDARAIDRMPAPELAGLIRPAGYFNVKADRLKAFVRFFIESYGGSLDRMFAESTGALREQLLAVRGVGAETADSMLLYAGNRPVFVIDAYTRRVLLRHGACREKASYDDLAQWFTGQLPRDPALFNEFHALLVRVGKEYCRRTPRCEDCPLTTPAA; the protein is encoded by the coding sequence ATGGACGCCATGGAAATCTACGAAGCGCTGTACCGCCGCTGGGGGGCGCAGCACTGGTGGCCCGCAGAGAGCGGATTCGAGGTCATGGTCGGTGCGATCCTGACGCAGAATACGAACTGGCGCAACGTGGAGCGCGCGATCGCCCGTCTCCGCGAGGCGGGCGTGCTCGACGCGCGGGCGATCGACAGGATGCCGGCGCCCGAACTGGCCGGCCTGATCCGTCCGGCGGGCTACTTCAACGTCAAGGCGGACCGTTTGAAGGCCTTCGTGCGCTTCTTCATCGAAAGCTACGGGGGATCGCTCGATCGAATGTTCGCGGAGAGCACGGGCGCGCTGCGCGAACAGCTGCTCGCGGTGCGCGGCGTGGGGGCGGAGACCGCGGACAGCATGCTCCTCTACGCCGGAAACCGCCCGGTGTTTGTGATCGACGCCTACACGCGCCGGGTGCTGCTACGCCACGGGGCCTGCCGTGAGAAGGCGTCGTACGATGATCTGGCGCAGTGGTTCACCGGACAGCTCCCGCGCGATCCCGCGCTGTTCAACGAATTTCATGCGCTGCTGGTGCGGGTCGGCAAAGAATACTGCCGCCGCACCCCGCGCTGCGAAGACTGCCCGCTGACGACGCCCGCGGCGTAA
- a CDS encoding DEAD/DEAH box helicase: MGIRDWFTRKKTTGTDEGGASKTRQRRGRIREEGKQSGKTQRKGETWRPAGGEKEKPRRERPPEKNAATGDAKERPGGGKAAEKKWKPESFQVEPQEGRTRFHDFDLPGEVMRAIAELGFEYCTKIQAEILPHTLQGRDAAGQAQTGTGKTAAFLIQIFTVLLRRPVQGERKKGAPRALMVAPTRELVLQIEKDAHDLGKYTGFKTVCVYGGMDFNKQMRDLDGTVDLVVATPGRLLDFNRRRVIDLRQVEVLVLDEADRMLDMGFIPDVRKIVRATPFKDKRQTLLFSATLDESVMRLAHSWMTEPVRVEIEPERLAAEAIDQKVYITTEEQKFKLLHNILEKVVHGQALIFVNRRDQVDRLTDLLNRHGIPCEALSGAVNQKKRMRIIEHYKSGKIRCVVATDVAGRGLHVEDISHVINYNTPQNPEDYVHRIGRTGRAGSEGTSVTFASETEAFEIPAIEELLGDRLSCEHPPDELLQELPKPTRPAAKPRGKRDGGGSGSRRSGRSGRPRGRRSGGGRRRS; this comes from the coding sequence ATGGGTATTCGCGACTGGTTCACGAGGAAAAAGACCACCGGAACAGATGAGGGCGGAGCGTCGAAGACGCGCCAACGGCGCGGCCGGATCCGCGAAGAGGGTAAACAAAGCGGAAAGACGCAGCGGAAAGGCGAGACATGGCGTCCGGCAGGGGGCGAAAAAGAAAAACCGCGCCGTGAACGCCCGCCGGAAAAAAACGCTGCGACCGGGGATGCGAAGGAGCGTCCCGGGGGCGGAAAGGCGGCGGAAAAGAAGTGGAAGCCCGAGTCGTTTCAGGTCGAGCCGCAGGAGGGCCGGACCCGTTTTCACGATTTCGATCTGCCGGGCGAGGTGATGCGCGCCATCGCGGAACTCGGGTTCGAGTACTGCACGAAGATTCAGGCCGAGATTCTTCCCCACACGCTCCAGGGCCGGGACGCCGCCGGCCAGGCCCAGACCGGCACCGGGAAGACGGCCGCCTTTCTGATTCAGATCTTCACCGTCCTCCTCCGCCGGCCGGTGCAGGGCGAACGCAAAAAAGGCGCCCCCCGTGCGCTGATGGTTGCCCCCACCCGGGAACTGGTGCTGCAGATCGAGAAAGACGCCCACGATCTCGGTAAATACACGGGGTTCAAAACGGTCTGCGTCTACGGGGGGATGGATTTCAACAAGCAGATGCGTGATCTCGACGGCACCGTGGACCTGGTGGTCGCGACTCCGGGACGGCTGTTGGATTTCAACCGGCGGCGCGTGATCGATCTGCGCCAGGTGGAGGTGCTGGTGCTCGACGAGGCCGACCGTATGCTCGACATGGGATTCATCCCCGACGTACGGAAGATCGTGCGCGCCACCCCGTTCAAGGACAAACGGCAGACGCTGCTGTTCAGCGCGACGCTGGACGAGAGTGTGATGCGGCTGGCCCATTCCTGGATGACCGAGCCCGTGCGCGTGGAGATCGAACCCGAGCGGCTGGCGGCGGAGGCCATCGACCAGAAGGTCTACATCACCACCGAAGAACAGAAGTTCAAGCTGCTCCACAACATCCTCGAGAAGGTGGTGCACGGACAGGCCCTTATATTCGTCAACCGCCGGGACCAGGTGGACCGCCTCACGGACCTGCTGAACCGGCACGGCATTCCCTGCGAGGCCCTCTCCGGCGCGGTCAATCAGAAGAAGCGCATGCGTATCATCGAACACTACAAGTCAGGGAAGATACGCTGCGTCGTCGCGACCGATGTCGCCGGACGCGGGCTGCACGTGGAAGACATCAGCCACGTGATCAACTACAACACGCCGCAGAACCCGGAGGACTACGTGCACCGCATCGGCCGTACGGGCCGCGCGGGTTCCGAGGGTACTTCGGTGACGTTCGCATCCGAGACGGAGGCGTTCGAGATTCCGGCCATCGAGGAACTCCTTGGCGACCGGCTTAGCTGCGAACATCCGCCGGATGAACTGCTGCAGGAACTTCCGAAGCCGACCCGACCGGCGGCAAAGCCACGGGGCAAGAGGGACGGCGGCGGCAGCGGTTCGCGGCGCTCGGGCCGCTCGGGGCGCCCGCGGGGCCGGCGATCGGGAGGCGGAAGGCGGCGGTCATGA
- a CDS encoding UPF0175 family protein: MEQGAHHHLAATLFEQKQVTLVQAAKIADLSVEEFLEVLKVSNIDAVDYSPAELEDEQSVFE; this comes from the coding sequence ATGGAACAGGGGGCCCATCATCATCTGGCGGCAACCCTTTTTGAGCAAAAACAGGTTACGCTGGTTCAAGCGGCAAAAATTGCAGATCTTTCGGTGGAAGAATTCCTGGAGGTGCTCAAGGTTTCGAATATCGACGCCGTCGATTATTCCCCTGCGGAGCTGGAAGACGAGCAGAGCGTTTTTGAGTGA